A genomic stretch from Holophagales bacterium includes:
- a CDS encoding SCO family protein yields the protein MKSDAAAGRVSPAVATVLVVLLLAVVAAGLWLVMSRPSGGPDLPRLGAAPEFTLVSEQGKTVTRADLAGKVWIADFIFTRCGGSCPILSSRMAALAERTAAVPAIRFVSFGVDPEYDTPEILAEYGRKLGADPARWTFLHGDRPGIRALIKDGFKLAIEDGVADSVEPILHSTRFVLVDGEGTIRGYYDGMEQPPVDQLEKDARALAAALPE from the coding sequence GTGAAGTCCGATGCCGCCGCTGGGCGGGTCTCCCCCGCCGTCGCCACCGTCCTCGTCGTCCTTCTCCTCGCCGTGGTCGCGGCGGGCCTCTGGCTCGTGATGAGCCGCCCCTCGGGCGGCCCCGACCTTCCCCGCCTCGGCGCGGCGCCCGAGTTCACTCTCGTCTCCGAGCAGGGCAAGACGGTGACGCGCGCCGACCTCGCAGGAAAGGTCTGGATCGCCGACTTCATCTTCACGCGGTGCGGCGGCAGCTGCCCGATCCTCTCCTCGCGAATGGCCGCGCTCGCCGAGCGGACGGCCGCGGTGCCCGCAATCCGCTTCGTCTCCTTCGGCGTCGACCCCGAGTACGACACTCCCGAGATCCTCGCCGAGTACGGACGCAAGCTCGGCGCCGACCCCGCACGCTGGACCTTCCTCCACGGCGACAGGCCCGGCATCCGCGCCCTCATCAAGGACGGCTTCAAGCTCGCCATCGAGGACGGCGTCGCCGACAGCGTCGAGCCGATCCTCCACTCCACGCGCTTCGTCCTCGTCGACGGCGAGGGGACGATCCGCGGCTACTACGACGGCATGGAGCAGCCCCCGGTCGACCAGCTCGAGAAGGACGCCCGCGCCCTCGCGGCGGCGCTGCCGGAATGA
- a CDS encoding ABC transporter permease: MRAARALAWREVVRFLRQPSRIVGAFAPPLVAWLLLGAGFGSSFRVPGGGGASYVAYFFPGTVVLVVLFAAIFSTISVIEDRREGFLQAVVVSPVSPLAVAAGKIAGGTLLALAQGGVLLLLAPVLGYTPSVAALVPALLVLAFVALALTGLGLAIAWMLESTQGFHAIMNLFLIPMWFLSGSFFPAEGAPTWLRAAMAVNPLTYGVAALRHALDPGASGLPSSGLSVAVTFAFALGAVLVAAAVINRYPAGPDRAALRTRRKKP; the protein is encoded by the coding sequence GTGAGGGCCGCACGCGCACTGGCCTGGCGAGAGGTCGTCCGCTTCCTCCGCCAGCCGAGCCGCATCGTCGGGGCCTTCGCGCCGCCGCTCGTGGCCTGGCTCCTCCTCGGCGCCGGCTTCGGCTCCTCGTTCCGCGTCCCGGGCGGGGGCGGCGCGAGCTACGTCGCGTACTTCTTTCCCGGCACCGTCGTCCTCGTCGTCCTCTTCGCGGCGATCTTCTCGACGATCTCCGTCATCGAGGACCGGCGCGAGGGGTTCCTGCAGGCCGTCGTCGTCTCGCCGGTCTCCCCGCTCGCCGTCGCGGCCGGGAAGATCGCGGGCGGCACGCTCCTCGCCCTCGCGCAGGGAGGCGTGCTTCTCCTCCTGGCGCCCGTCCTCGGATACACGCCGTCGGTGGCGGCGCTCGTTCCGGCCCTTCTCGTCCTCGCGTTCGTGGCGCTCGCGCTCACGGGCCTCGGCCTCGCCATCGCCTGGATGCTCGAGTCGACCCAGGGCTTCCACGCGATCATGAATCTCTTCCTGATCCCGATGTGGTTCCTGTCGGGCTCGTTCTTCCCCGCCGAGGGGGCTCCCACCTGGCTGCGGGCCGCGATGGCCGTCAATCCCCTCACCTACGGCGTCGCCGCCCTCCGCCACGCCCTCGACCCCGGGGCGTCCGGCCTCCCGTCGTCCGGCCTCTCCGTCGCCGTCACGTTCGCCTTCGCCCTCGGCGCCGTCCTCGTCGCCGCCGCCGTCATCAACCGGTATCCTGCCGGTCCCGACCGCGCCGCGCTCCGCACCCGGAGGAAGAAGCCGTGA
- a CDS encoding heme A synthase has translation MEPGTFVRVATRTVAVSVFLLLVAGALVTSTGSGLAVPDWPLSYGKLMPPMVGGILYEHGHRLIAATVATMVGLQILVLGFGRTDRTTFRLGLAAFGAILGQAVLGGITVLFLLPPAVSSAHAGLAQIVFALTATIALRTSRTWSRFTEQAPRTAPDPAALSRAYRLALLAAGASYVQILLGAIVRHTGAGLAIPDWPLSFGKVVPTGADWAASGVIAHFAHRTFAWVVVALVVAAALALRKLRGVPAFGTLWALWLVLLGAQVALGATSVWTAKAVAITSAHLAVGGLLWITGVLAAVLLARLGALSTARASSEIPAGDGAPAAA, from the coding sequence ATGGAACCCGGCACGTTCGTCCGCGTCGCAACGCGCACCGTCGCCGTCTCGGTCTTCCTCCTGCTCGTCGCGGGGGCTCTCGTGACCTCGACCGGCTCCGGGCTCGCCGTCCCCGACTGGCCGCTCTCCTACGGCAAGCTGATGCCGCCGATGGTGGGAGGAATCCTCTACGAGCACGGCCACCGGCTCATCGCCGCCACCGTCGCGACGATGGTCGGCCTGCAGATCCTCGTCCTCGGCTTCGGCCGGACCGACAGGACGACGTTCCGCCTCGGCCTCGCCGCCTTCGGCGCGATCCTCGGGCAGGCGGTCCTCGGAGGGATCACCGTCCTCTTCCTCCTTCCGCCCGCCGTCTCTTCCGCGCACGCGGGGCTCGCCCAGATCGTCTTCGCTCTCACCGCGACGATCGCGCTCCGCACGTCGCGCACCTGGAGCCGCTTCACCGAGCAGGCGCCGCGCACCGCCCCGGACCCCGCCGCGCTCTCGAGGGCTTACCGCCTCGCGCTCCTGGCCGCCGGGGCGAGCTACGTGCAGATCCTCCTCGGCGCCATCGTCCGGCACACGGGCGCCGGGCTCGCCATCCCCGACTGGCCCCTCTCCTTCGGCAAGGTCGTGCCGACAGGGGCCGACTGGGCCGCGAGCGGCGTTATCGCCCACTTCGCCCATCGGACGTTCGCCTGGGTCGTCGTCGCCCTCGTCGTCGCGGCGGCCCTCGCGCTCCGGAAGCTGCGCGGCGTCCCCGCCTTCGGAACGCTCTGGGCTCTCTGGCTCGTCCTCCTCGGCGCGCAGGTCGCTCTCGGCGCGACGTCCGTCTGGACCGCGAAGGCCGTGGCGATCACCTCGGCCCACCTGGCCGTCGGAGGCCTCCTCTGGATCACGGGAGTCCTCGCGGCGGTGCTCCTCGCCCGCCTGGGAGCACTTTCGACGGCCCGCGCGTCGTCCGAGATCCCCGCGGGCGACGGAGCTCCGGCGGCCGCATGA
- the prmC gene encoding peptide chain release factor N(5)-glutamine methyltransferase, whose amino-acid sequence MPTWADLLAEGRSLLSSPSFAPYEAEELLAFAAGRPRAWFHARRREEADAGDAARFLALATRRASGEPLQYLLGEWEFLGRTFRVDPRALIPRGETEAIVEMARAAAPAARAILDAGTGSGILAVSLALERPEAHVVAVDRSEAALALARTNARLHGVSRRVSFVASDWLSGLAPQPLFDLAVANPPYVPRLDAPHIDRTVSDHEPHLALFGGDDGLDAVRVLLRELPERLRPGAPFLFEIGYGQASEVSGLVEASPLFSLEDVRLDPAGIPRTVVARRR is encoded by the coding sequence GTGCCGACCTGGGCCGACCTCCTCGCCGAAGGGCGTTCCCTTCTTTCCTCCCCCTCGTTCGCGCCCTACGAGGCCGAGGAGCTCCTCGCCTTCGCGGCGGGGCGGCCCCGGGCCTGGTTCCACGCCCGGCGGCGCGAGGAGGCGGACGCCGGGGACGCGGCGCGCTTCCTCGCCCTCGCCACGCGCCGCGCCTCGGGAGAGCCGCTCCAGTACCTCCTGGGCGAGTGGGAGTTTCTCGGACGCACGTTCCGCGTCGACCCGCGCGCCCTCATTCCCCGCGGCGAGACCGAGGCCATCGTCGAGATGGCCCGCGCCGCCGCGCCCGCGGCCCGTGCGATCCTCGACGCCGGCACCGGGAGCGGCATCCTCGCGGTCTCCCTCGCCCTCGAGAGGCCCGAAGCGCACGTCGTCGCCGTCGACCGCTCCGAGGCCGCGCTCGCGCTCGCGCGGACGAACGCCCGCCTCCACGGCGTCTCCCGGCGCGTCTCCTTCGTCGCCTCCGACTGGCTCTCGGGCCTGGCGCCGCAGCCCCTCTTCGACCTCGCCGTCGCGAACCCCCCCTACGTCCCGCGCCTCGACGCGCCGCACATCGACAGGACCGTCTCCGACCACGAGCCGCATCTCGCCCTCTTCGGCGGCGACGACGGCCTCGACGCCGTCCGCGTCCTCCTCCGGGAGCTCCCCGAGAGGCTCCGGCCCGGAGCGCCGTTCCTCTTCGAGATCGGCTACGGGCAGGCCAGCGAGGTGAGCGGACTCGTCGAGGCGTCGCCCCTCTTCTCGCTCGAGGACGTCCGCCTCGACCCGGCCGGGATCCCGCGTACGGTCGTCGCCCGGCGGCGATAG
- a CDS encoding M20/M25/M40 family metallo-hydrolase: MTSTWCRRAPRAGCARRSRRPSSTTTLLHGRGVLDTKGLGIAHLEAFLALKRSGKALSRDVVFLATADEERGGRLGVSAVYEKRPAWLAGVGEVLGEGGDVETIVDKARWFGIEVQQKGALWLRLEASGAGGHAASADESGPAVRVARAAARLAAMTRPVRLEPVLERQLAALARVRLTDQAAALRRIAADVARDPEGVRRRVTPWQRLLLSDTVSVTRLGTDSDAVNAHPQKAWAEVDVRLLPSTSPEAFLADAVKVIDDPGVKVTTLLSARGEAASPETGLYTVLRSVLVSRFPGAVVAPVLGPGLSENRVFRSRGIQAYGALPFRVNYYDAAGIHGVNERMRVDWFAEGVETVTRIVREAAASPARGVPPR; the protein is encoded by the coding sequence ATCACATCGACGTGGTGCCGGCGAGCGCCGCGGGCTGGCTGCGCCCGCCGTTCGCGGCGGCCGTCTTCAACGACAACTCTCCTCCACGGCCGTGGCGTCCTCGACACGAAGGGGCTGGGCATCGCCCACCTCGAGGCGTTCCTGGCGCTGAAGCGCTCGGGAAAGGCCCTCTCGCGGGACGTCGTCTTCCTCGCGACGGCGGACGAGGAGCGGGGCGGGCGGCTCGGAGTCTCCGCGGTGTACGAGAAGCGGCCCGCCTGGCTCGCCGGCGTCGGGGAGGTCCTCGGCGAGGGGGGGGACGTCGAGACGATCGTCGACAAGGCCCGGTGGTTCGGCATCGAGGTGCAGCAGAAGGGGGCGCTCTGGCTGCGTCTCGAAGCGAGTGGGGCGGGCGGGCACGCGGCGTCCGCGGACGAGTCGGGTCCGGCCGTGCGCGTGGCCCGGGCCGCCGCGCGCCTCGCCGCGATGACGAGGCCGGTGCGCCTCGAGCCGGTCCTCGAGCGGCAGCTCGCCGCGCTCGCGCGCGTGCGCCTGACCGACCAGGCCGCGGCGCTGCGCCGCATCGCCGCCGACGTGGCGCGCGATCCCGAGGGCGTGCGTCGGCGGGTCACTCCGTGGCAGAGGCTCCTCCTCTCCGACACCGTGTCGGTGACCCGCCTCGGCACGGACAGCGACGCGGTGAACGCCCATCCGCAGAAGGCCTGGGCCGAGGTGGACGTGCGCCTGCTCCCCTCGACGAGCCCGGAGGCGTTCCTGGCCGACGCGGTGAAGGTGATCGACGACCCGGGCGTGAAGGTGACGACGCTCCTCTCGGCCAGGGGCGAGGCCGCGTCGCCGGAGACGGGGCTCTACACGGTGCTGCGCAGCGTGCTGGTGAGCCGCTTCCCGGGCGCCGTCGTCGCTCCCGTCCTCGGTCCCGGGCTTTCGGAGAACCGGGTCTTCCGCTCCCGCGGGATCCAGGCATACGGGGCGCTTCCGTTTCGCGTGAACTACTACGACGCGGCGGGAATCCACGGCGTGAACGAGAGGATGCGCGTCGACTGGTTCGCCGAGGGGGTCGAGACGGTGACGCGGATCGTCCGCGAGGCGGCCGCGAGCCCCGCCCGGGGCGTTCCGCCCCGCTGA
- the menC gene encoding o-succinylbenzoate synthase: MRIEKVVLRLVEMPLKFRFRTSFGETAAKRFLLVEAVSEGFSGWGECVAEDGPFYSPETTDSARSALSRFLIPLVLGRDLPDAPAFDRLAERVRGNRMAKGALEAALRDLFARADGVSLARNLGGPRTAIEVGVSLGLQPTVEATVENVRRHVAQGYRRIKVKIEPGSDVDRVAAVREAFPDLPLTVDANAAYTLETSGPLVALDAFGLDYIEQPLHHEDLVDHARLAGRLSTPICLDESIRSASDAAAAISLGACRVLNVKLGRVGGYGEVLRIHDVATASGVPLWCGGMLESGVGRAHNIAVAALPGFTKPGDTASSSRYFDEDIVEPRPEAADGLMPVPQGPGIGVEVRRDVLARFTLETLELPA, translated from the coding sequence GTGAGGATCGAGAAGGTCGTCCTTCGGCTCGTCGAGATGCCCCTGAAGTTCCGGTTCCGGACGTCGTTCGGCGAGACGGCGGCGAAGAGGTTCCTCCTGGTCGAGGCGGTCTCGGAGGGCTTCTCGGGCTGGGGTGAGTGCGTCGCCGAGGACGGGCCGTTCTACTCCCCCGAGACGACGGACTCGGCCCGGTCGGCTCTCTCGCGGTTCCTGATTCCGCTCGTCCTCGGAAGGGACCTTCCGGACGCCCCTGCCTTCGACCGGCTCGCCGAACGCGTCCGCGGGAACCGGATGGCGAAAGGGGCGCTCGAGGCGGCCCTGAGGGACCTGTTCGCCAGGGCGGACGGCGTGTCGCTCGCGCGCAATCTCGGCGGCCCGCGGACGGCGATCGAAGTCGGTGTCTCTCTCGGCCTGCAGCCGACGGTCGAGGCGACGGTCGAGAACGTGCGCAGGCACGTGGCCCAGGGGTACCGGCGGATCAAGGTGAAGATCGAGCCGGGGTCCGACGTGGACCGGGTGGCGGCCGTCCGGGAGGCATTCCCCGACCTGCCGCTGACGGTCGACGCGAACGCCGCCTACACGCTCGAGACCTCGGGCCCTCTCGTCGCGCTCGACGCGTTCGGCCTCGACTACATCGAGCAGCCGCTGCACCACGAGGACCTCGTGGACCACGCGCGCCTCGCCGGGCGGCTTTCGACCCCGATCTGCCTGGACGAGTCGATCCGCTCCGCCTCCGACGCCGCCGCGGCGATCTCGCTCGGCGCGTGCCGCGTCCTCAACGTGAAGCTCGGGCGCGTGGGCGGGTACGGCGAGGTCCTCCGGATCCACGACGTCGCCACGGCGTCGGGAGTCCCCCTCTGGTGCGGCGGGATGCTCGAGTCGGGCGTCGGGCGCGCGCACAACATCGCCGTGGCGGCGCTCCCGGGGTTCACGAAGCCGGGCGACACGGCGTCGTCCTCGCGCTACTTCGACGAGGACATCGTCGAGCCGCGGCCCGAGGCGGCGGACGGCCTGATGCCGGTGCCTCAGGGTCCGGGTATCGGCGTGGAGGTGCGGCGTGACGTGCTGGCGCGCTTCACGCTCGAGACGCTGGAGCTGCCCGCGTGA
- a CDS encoding DUF420 domain-containing protein, producing MTVSFTDLPTVNAILNGTAATLLLAGFFLIRSGRREAHRRAMTAAFACSVLFLVSYLVYHAAVGSVRFQGTGAVRTVYLSILLTHTVLAAAVPFLAVGTLVLARRERFESHRRLARVTLPIWLYVSVTGVVIYLMLYRMSF from the coding sequence ATGACGGTGAGCTTCACCGACCTCCCGACCGTCAACGCCATCCTGAACGGCACGGCTGCGACGCTCCTGCTCGCGGGCTTCTTCCTGATCCGCTCCGGCAGGCGCGAGGCCCACCGGCGCGCCATGACCGCGGCCTTCGCCTGCTCGGTCCTCTTCCTCGTCTCCTACCTCGTCTACCACGCCGCGGTCGGGAGCGTTCGCTTCCAGGGGACGGGCGCCGTCCGGACGGTCTATCTCTCGATCCTCCTGACGCACACGGTCCTCGCCGCCGCCGTTCCGTTCCTGGCGGTCGGCACGCTCGTCCTCGCGCGCAGGGAGCGGTTCGAGAGCCACCGCCGGCTGGCCCGCGTCACCCTCCCCATCTGGCTCTACGTCTCCGTCACCGGTGTCGTCATCTACCTCATGCTCTACCGCATGAGCTTCTGA
- a CDS encoding ABC transporter ATP-binding protein, which translates to MSALPLVSVEGLSRTYGDRLALDRVSFDVAPGELFALLGPNGGGKTTLFKLLATLIPPSGGTFRVDGLSPDGSLRELRRRLGVVFQSPSLDRKLTVQENLLVHGAILGLGGRALGTRAGELLARMGVGDRAKDLVETLSGGLARRVEIAKALLGAPKVLLLDEPSTGLDPLARRSLRALLAELARGGTTVLLTTHLFDEAEEAGRIGILDRGRLVALGAPSDLKREVGGDVLVLATDSDEEAAALATEVSASLGPDLAPKPGRVAAVGATVRVERPDGPALVPVLAAAFPGRFRSLTLGAPSLEDVFVDRTGHPFEEAGAVDGNDGRVA; encoded by the coding sequence ATGAGCGCTCTTCCCCTCGTCTCTGTCGAGGGGCTGAGCCGAACGTACGGCGACCGCCTCGCCCTCGACCGCGTCTCCTTCGACGTCGCGCCGGGCGAGCTCTTCGCCCTCCTCGGACCGAACGGCGGCGGCAAGACCACCCTCTTCAAGCTCCTCGCGACGCTGATCCCCCCGTCCGGGGGGACGTTCCGCGTCGACGGCCTCTCGCCCGACGGCTCCCTGCGCGAGCTGCGCCGCCGGCTCGGCGTCGTCTTCCAGTCGCCGAGCCTGGACCGCAAGCTGACCGTCCAGGAGAACCTCCTCGTCCACGGGGCGATCCTCGGCCTCGGCGGGCGCGCGCTCGGCACCCGTGCCGGCGAGCTCCTCGCGCGGATGGGCGTCGGCGACCGCGCGAAGGACCTCGTCGAGACCCTCTCCGGGGGCCTCGCGCGCCGCGTCGAGATCGCCAAGGCGCTCCTCGGCGCCCCGAAGGTCCTCCTCCTCGACGAGCCCTCCACCGGCCTCGACCCGCTCGCGCGGCGCAGCCTGCGCGCTCTCCTCGCCGAGCTCGCCCGAGGCGGCACCACCGTCCTCCTCACGACGCACCTCTTCGACGAGGCCGAGGAGGCGGGGCGCATCGGCATCCTCGACCGCGGCCGCCTCGTCGCCCTCGGCGCCCCTTCCGACCTGAAGCGCGAGGTCGGCGGCGACGTCCTCGTCCTCGCGACCGACTCGGACGAGGAGGCCGCGGCCCTCGCGACCGAAGTGAGCGCCTCCCTCGGGCCGGACCTCGCGCCGAAGCCGGGCCGCGTCGCCGCCGTCGGCGCGACGGTGCGCGTCGAGCGCCCCGACGGCCCCGCGCTCGTCCCCGTCCTGGCGGCCGCATTCCCCGGGCGCTTCCGCTCCCTCACGCTCGGCGCCCCGTCCCTCGAGGACGTCTTCGTCGACCGGACCGGCCACCCCTTCGAGGAGGCCGGGGCCGTCGACGGGAATGACGGGAGGGTCGCGTGA
- a CDS encoding M20/M25/M40 family metallo-hydrolase — MLGDLEALVTRESPSSDAAAVTALAGWVRARLAESGVPSEIVAFEGRGDGVLARLGPERGGTLLLGHLDTVWPAGTLARQPFHAGGNLATGPGVFDMKGGVAVVLAVLAAACEGAFAPARGVSLLLTSDEEVGSGASRERILEEARRRERVFVLEPSGDGGAAKVARKGVGLAVARFHGVPAHSGLEPEKGASALLEMARFALRADALADRDAGTTVVPTLASAGSARNVVPPAAEVTVDFRFWTAAEGERICEGLKAFAPSDGRAGAEISAVVSRPPMEPTPESLALHRTARALAAALGFGLAAARVGGASDGNLTAAAGIPTLDGLGPRGGGAHARGEHVELDDLPRRAALVAALLAEVEA, encoded by the coding sequence ATGCTGGGCGACCTCGAGGCGCTCGTGACGAGGGAGAGCCCGTCGTCGGACGCCGCGGCGGTCACGGCGCTCGCCGGATGGGTCCGCGCGCGCCTCGCGGAGTCCGGCGTTCCCTCCGAAATCGTGGCGTTCGAGGGCCGAGGTGACGGCGTCCTGGCCCGGCTCGGCCCGGAGCGCGGCGGGACGCTCCTCCTCGGGCACCTCGACACGGTGTGGCCTGCCGGAACGCTCGCCCGGCAGCCGTTCCACGCCGGGGGCAACCTCGCGACCGGACCGGGGGTCTTCGACATGAAGGGAGGCGTCGCCGTCGTCCTCGCCGTCCTCGCGGCGGCGTGCGAAGGAGCGTTCGCGCCTGCGCGGGGCGTCTCCCTCCTCCTCACGTCCGACGAGGAGGTGGGGAGCGGCGCGTCGCGCGAGCGGATCCTCGAGGAGGCGCGGCGGCGGGAGCGCGTCTTCGTTCTGGAGCCGTCGGGCGACGGCGGCGCGGCGAAGGTGGCGCGCAAGGGGGTCGGGCTGGCCGTGGCGCGCTTCCACGGGGTGCCGGCCCACTCCGGGCTGGAGCCGGAGAAGGGAGCGTCGGCCCTCCTGGAGATGGCCCGCTTCGCCCTGCGGGCCGACGCCCTCGCCGACCGCGACGCGGGGACGACCGTCGTTCCGACGCTCGCCTCCGCGGGAAGCGCGCGAAACGTCGTTCCCCCGGCGGCGGAGGTGACGGTCGACTTCCGGTTCTGGACGGCGGCGGAGGGAGAGCGGATCTGCGAAGGGCTGAAGGCGTTCGCACCCTCCGACGGGAGGGCCGGCGCGGAGATCTCGGCGGTCGTCTCGCGCCCGCCGATGGAGCCGACGCCGGAGTCGCTGGCACTTCACCGGACTGCCCGTGCGCTTGCGGCGGCCCTCGGCTTCGGCCTGGCGGCGGCGCGCGTCGGCGGGGCCTCCGACGGCAACCTGACGGCGGCCGCGGGAATCCCCACGCTCGACGGGCTCGGTCCGCGTGGCGGCGGTGCTCACGCGCGCGGCGAGCACGTCGAGCTGGACGACCTGCCGCGGCGCGCGGCGCTCGTCGCCGCGCTCCTGGCGGAGGTGGAGGCTTGA
- the cyoE gene encoding protoheme IX farnesyltransferase yields MKRHLSDLLELTKPRITVFVVLTAFLGFAAGTDGPLAGLDAVLLLHTLLGTALVASGTSAFNEIAEIDLDRRMARTATRPLPAGRLSFAEAVAFATVLSVLGVGELWYFANGITAFLAALTLTSYVFVYTPMKTRSPLSTIVGAIPGALPPLGGYTAAAGAIGAPGLALFAILFLWQMPHFYAIGWRHRGDYGAAGFRILSTVDPTGRSSARHALAFGLLLVPVSVLPTFLGTAGLVYAAGALLLSAWFAGTAVRFFRETTDAAAKSMFLASIAWLPAIVVLLLADRVTGG; encoded by the coding sequence ATGAAGCGGCACCTGTCGGACCTTCTCGAGCTGACGAAGCCGCGCATCACGGTCTTCGTCGTCCTCACCGCCTTCCTCGGCTTCGCCGCGGGCACGGACGGCCCGCTTGCGGGCCTCGACGCGGTCCTCCTCCTGCACACGCTCCTCGGCACGGCCCTCGTCGCCTCCGGCACGAGCGCCTTCAACGAGATCGCCGAGATCGACCTCGACCGGCGGATGGCACGCACCGCCACGCGGCCCCTCCCCGCGGGGCGTCTCTCCTTCGCCGAGGCGGTGGCCTTCGCCACGGTCCTCTCCGTCCTCGGCGTCGGCGAGCTCTGGTATTTCGCCAACGGCATCACCGCGTTTCTCGCGGCTCTCACGCTGACGAGCTACGTCTTCGTCTACACGCCCATGAAGACCCGCTCGCCCCTCTCCACGATCGTCGGCGCCATTCCCGGCGCCCTGCCGCCGCTCGGCGGCTACACCGCCGCCGCGGGGGCGATCGGCGCGCCCGGCCTCGCACTCTTCGCCATCCTCTTCCTCTGGCAGATGCCGCACTTCTACGCCATCGGCTGGAGGCACCGCGGGGACTACGGAGCCGCCGGCTTCCGGATCCTCTCGACCGTCGACCCCACGGGGCGCAGCTCCGCGCGCCACGCCCTCGCGTTCGGCCTGCTGCTCGTCCCCGTCAGCGTCCTGCCGACGTTCCTCGGGACCGCGGGCCTCGTCTACGCCGCCGGAGCCCTCCTCCTCTCGGCCTGGTTCGCGGGCACCGCCGTCCGCTTCTTCCGCGAGACGACCGACGCGGCCGCGAAGTCGATGTTCCTCGCCTCCATCGCCTGGCTCCCGGCGATCGTCGTCCTCCTCCTCGCCGACCGCGTCACGGGCGGATGA